In one window of Thermodesulfobacteriota bacterium DNA:
- a CDS encoding MBL fold metallo-hydrolase translates to MHIEKTSLMNAHRFRITILVDNQAAPGLMSEHGLSLWIEAEDKSILFDTGQGSALAANASVLGVDLSEIDILVLSHGHYDHTGGIPQVLKVNEKIEAYCHPGVVQPRYAIRDGTPKPIQMPRESIVAINKLPAQRLHWVSQPLLLSERIGITGPIPRQTSYEDTGGPFFLDPEGRRVDPIDDDFALWIQTEDGLVICVGCCHAGLVNTLNHVRCLNKGSRVRAVIGGFHLLTASSQRIDQTLAALRSLEPDMVISCHCTGEHAVAALRDALRERVLPGAAGMTYRF, encoded by the coding sequence ATGCATATAGAAAAGACCTCCTTAATGAATGCGCATCGATTTCGGATAACGATATTGGTCGATAACCAGGCCGCTCCCGGGCTGATGTCTGAGCATGGCCTTTCATTATGGATTGAAGCTGAAGACAAAAGCATCCTTTTCGATACGGGACAAGGAAGTGCGTTGGCCGCAAATGCCTCGGTACTTGGCGTGGACCTGAGTGAAATCGACATCCTTGTGTTGAGCCACGGGCATTACGACCATACCGGCGGAATTCCCCAAGTCCTGAAGGTCAACGAAAAGATTGAGGCCTATTGCCATCCTGGAGTTGTGCAGCCCCGATACGCCATCCGGGATGGGACGCCAAAACCGATTCAGATGCCGCGTGAATCCATAGTGGCCATTAACAAGCTGCCCGCGCAACGTCTCCACTGGGTTTCACAACCGTTGTTGCTGTCCGAGAGAATCGGCATCACTGGTCCCATTCCCCGCCAGACAAGCTACGAGGACACGGGCGGCCCGTTCTTCCTCGATCCGGAGGGAAGACGCGTAGATCCGATTGACGATGATTTCGCCCTGTGGATTCAGACGGAAGATGGTTTGGTCATCTGTGTCGGGTGCTGCCATGCGGGATTGGTGAATACACTGAACCACGTTCGATGCCTGAATAAGGGGTCGAGGGTACGAGCCGTCATTGGCGGCTTCCACCTGCTCACCGCGAGCAGTCAACGTATCGATCAGACTCTGGCCGCGCTGAGATCCCTGGAACCAGATATGGTTATTTCTTGCCACTGCACCGGAGAGCATGCCGTTGCGGCGCTTCGGGACGCCTTGAGAGAACGGGTATTGCCCGGAGCGGCGGGGATGACATATCGGTTCTGA
- a CDS encoding Mrp/NBP35 family ATP-binding protein, which produces MKKENESDEEFDDRQKLQNRLSRICHKVVVLSGKGGVGKSTVAVNIAMALMMWGKRVGLLDVDIHGPSVPTMLGLEGKTIEGGAEGLLPVELGDMKVMSLGFLLRNQDDAVIWRGPKKTGAIKQLLKDVAWGDLDYLIIDCPPGTGDEPLSVCQFIGRLDGAVVVTTPQKVAAVDVRKSITFCRQLQVPVIGVVENMSGFACPKCGEVTQILCSGSGKRIAEDMDVPFLGALPLDPKIAEAGDSGKAFVDHYAETSTAEIMRAIIKPIMAWAEAKCI; this is translated from the coding sequence ATGAAAAAGGAAAATGAAAGCGATGAGGAGTTTGATGATCGTCAAAAACTCCAAAACCGGCTCTCTCGTATTTGTCACAAAGTGGTGGTGTTGTCGGGCAAAGGCGGGGTAGGCAAGAGCACGGTGGCGGTAAATATAGCTATGGCGCTGATGATGTGGGGAAAGCGCGTTGGATTGCTTGATGTCGATATTCATGGCCCAAGCGTTCCCACCATGCTGGGCCTCGAAGGAAAAACAATCGAAGGTGGTGCGGAAGGCCTGCTTCCGGTTGAGCTGGGCGACATGAAGGTTATGTCCTTGGGGTTTCTGTTGCGCAACCAGGACGACGCCGTAATCTGGCGCGGACCGAAGAAAACGGGCGCGATCAAACAGTTACTCAAGGATGTGGCCTGGGGCGACTTGGACTATCTTATTATCGATTGTCCGCCGGGAACCGGAGATGAGCCGCTCTCGGTCTGTCAGTTCATCGGCAGGCTGGACGGAGCAGTAGTCGTTACCACGCCCCAGAAGGTGGCTGCGGTGGATGTGCGCAAATCCATCACATTCTGCCGGCAGCTGCAGGTGCCGGTAATCGGAGTAGTGGAAAACATGAGCGGGTTCGCTTGTCCGAAGTGTGGTGAAGTCACTCAAATCTTATGTTCGGGGAGTGGTAAACGAATCGCCGAAGACATGGATGTGCCATTTCTAGGTGCCCTTCCGTTGGACCCCAAGATCGCTGAGGCCGGTGACAGCGGAAAGGCTTTCGTTGATCACTATGCCGAAACATCCACGGCGGAAATCATGCGGGCCATTATCAAGCCCATTATGGCGTGGGCCGAGGCCAAATGCATATAG
- a CDS encoding hydrogenase iron-sulfur subunit, which produces MTPPCKIIGFCCEHALNKEKELTGKDWLQSQSTVKVSVLPCSSKADMLALIKAFESGADGVFVLGCREDDCSLVDGCRRAGKLVNYTKRLLDEIGIGGERLEIFHLETPGCECMEQAVGTMVSRIEALEVKGE; this is translated from the coding sequence TTGACGCCCCCCTGTAAAATCATAGGTTTTTGCTGCGAGCATGCGCTCAACAAGGAGAAGGAGTTGACCGGCAAGGATTGGCTGCAAAGTCAATCGACCGTCAAGGTGTCCGTATTGCCGTGCAGCAGCAAGGCCGATATGCTTGCCCTCATAAAGGCCTTTGAGTCCGGCGCAGATGGTGTCTTTGTCCTGGGGTGCAGGGAGGACGACTGTTCGCTCGTGGACGGGTGCCGCAGGGCCGGGAAATTGGTTAACTATACGAAAAGATTGTTGGATGAGATTGGTATCGGCGGTGAAAGGCTGGAAATATTTCACCTCGAAACACCGGGCTGCGAGTGTATGGAACAGGCAGTTGGAACGATGGTTAGCAGG
- a CDS encoding TIGR00153 family protein has translation MRIPILSMFMTSPFEGLQEHAERVRDGAAMFRIAVKCYLSAECESFERARQEVSDLEHQADAVKRRIRGHLPKGTLLPVDKFQIFDYLKEQDKVIDCFEHALDWLAFRPADKIPEYFQGGILFLVDSVLDPVDRLNEMLTDARRYFRTFSEEDRNVVKEHIRELRKKEGQADILEATLKHDLFAKETDAVTIFHLIRLVETLGEIADHVENAGDRMRAMIAR, from the coding sequence ATGCGCATACCTATTTTATCCATGTTTATGACTTCACCCTTTGAGGGACTTCAGGAACATGCGGAGAGGGTCAGAGACGGGGCCGCAATGTTCCGTATTGCGGTAAAGTGTTACTTAAGCGCTGAGTGCGAGTCCTTTGAACGGGCCAGGCAAGAGGTGTCGGATCTGGAACATCAGGCCGATGCAGTGAAGAGACGTATCAGGGGGCATCTCCCCAAAGGGACCCTGCTGCCTGTGGATAAATTCCAGATTTTCGACTACCTGAAGGAACAGGACAAGGTAATCGATTGTTTTGAACATGCGCTGGACTGGCTGGCGTTCAGACCCGCCGACAAGATTCCGGAATATTTCCAGGGGGGGATACTTTTTCTGGTAGATTCTGTTCTTGACCCGGTCGATAGGCTTAATGAGATGCTTACAGACGCGCGGCGGTACTTTCGGACTTTTTCCGAAGAAGACCGGAACGTTGTAAAGGAACACATCCGGGAATTGCGAAAAAAAGAAGGGCAGGCCGACATACTCGAAGCCACGCTCAAACACGACCTCTTTGCCAAGGAGACGGACGCTGTAACCATCTTTCATCTGATCCGGTTGGTGGAGACGCTCGGCGAGATCGCGGATCATGTGGAAAATGCCGGGGATAGGATGCGGGCCATGATTGCCAGGTAA
- a CDS encoding anion permease has product MTFEYTILILGYIFGFYMAWNIGANDAANAMASSVGAKAITLRQAVFVAGILNLVGAIFIGAHVVDTISKGIVSPEALTDPKVAIVGALSALIAAALWVFFATWRALPVSTTHAIVGAMVGFGIMVGGFSSVHWWKLAGIVASWIISPIFSMVLSFLVFKIIYRFILTQEELMARAFGLSPYFIGTTFFVVIMSFLCKTPLGKRMALDTITSTGLSLAIASLMGYVGKYLLKRHTKKTGGEGVEHTFRHLQLVTACYMALSQGANDVANAIGPLALIYFFVSNGSIGGQIEVPITLLLFGGVGIAAGIAMWGHRVIETMGHKITTLTNTRGFSVEFGAATTVLLASKMGLPVSTTHAAVGSVIGVGLARGIEAVNFRIVGQIMLYWFITVPIAAITSMVIYKILCLIFF; this is encoded by the coding sequence ATGACCTTTGAATATACGATTCTAATCCTGGGTTATATCTTTGGGTTTTACATGGCCTGGAATATCGGGGCCAACGATGCCGCCAACGCCATGGCCTCAAGCGTCGGCGCTAAGGCCATCACCCTGCGGCAGGCAGTGTTTGTTGCCGGTATACTCAATCTCGTGGGCGCAATTTTTATAGGAGCTCACGTGGTTGACACCATAAGTAAGGGAATTGTTTCTCCCGAGGCCCTGACCGATCCAAAAGTGGCGATCGTGGGGGCCCTTTCCGCACTCATCGCGGCCGCGCTGTGGGTATTCTTTGCCACATGGAGGGCCCTTCCCGTCTCCACTACCCATGCCATCGTCGGCGCCATGGTCGGTTTTGGCATCATGGTGGGCGGTTTTTCCTCGGTTCATTGGTGGAAGCTGGCGGGCATAGTGGCGAGCTGGATCATCTCGCCTATCTTTAGCATGGTACTATCATTCCTTGTTTTCAAGATCATTTATCGATTTATATTGACGCAGGAGGAACTGATGGCCAGGGCGTTTGGATTATCTCCATACTTCATCGGCACCACATTTTTTGTGGTAATCATGTCTTTCCTGTGTAAGACGCCATTAGGAAAAAGAATGGCGCTGGATACCATCACCTCCACCGGGTTATCCCTGGCCATTGCCTCTCTGATGGGATATGTTGGAAAATACCTGCTTAAGCGGCATACGAAGAAAACCGGGGGGGAAGGTGTCGAACATACCTTTCGTCACCTGCAACTGGTTACCGCCTGCTATATGGCGCTTTCTCAGGGGGCCAATGACGTGGCCAATGCCATCGGTCCGCTGGCGCTTATCTATTTTTTCGTCAGTAACGGGTCTATCGGCGGTCAGATTGAGGTTCCCATCACCCTCCTGTTGTTTGGAGGAGTGGGCATCGCCGCCGGTATAGCCATGTGGGGGCATCGGGTTATCGAGACCATGGGACATAAAATCACCACCCTGACAAACACACGTGGATTTTCTGTTGAATTTGGCGCGGCTACGACAGTCCTTCTGGCCTCGAAGATGGGGCTTCCCGTCTCCACCACCCATGCCGCGGTCGGCTCCGTGATCGGAGTGGGTCTGGCCAGAGGTATCGAGGCGGTGAATTTTCGGATAGTAGGCCAGATTATGCTTTACTGGTTCATCACGGTCCCCATTGCCGCGATTACCAGTATGGTTATCTATAAGATACTATGTTTGATATTTTTCTAA
- a CDS encoding HAD family phosphatase — MPIRAVLFDYGGVLAEEGFREGLKAIARQNGIDSAVLHRLAVEAIYESGYVTGRGTEVEFWDMMRWRSGVRGSNSELTGEILQRFVLRPKMIEVARTLRRDNFVTGILSDQTNWLDILNERDHFFQEFDRVFNSYYLGKGKKDLTIFDDVIRTLGVSPPETLFVDDHPGNIERASHRGLKTILYRDQDPFLIELEQILGRCAIPD, encoded by the coding sequence TTGCCAATACGGGCGGTGCTCTTTGATTACGGCGGGGTACTGGCGGAAGAAGGTTTTCGCGAAGGGCTTAAGGCCATCGCCCGGCAAAACGGGATCGATTCGGCGGTCCTGCACCGGCTGGCGGTTGAGGCGATTTATGAGTCCGGATACGTAACCGGCCGGGGCACTGAGGTGGAATTCTGGGATATGATGCGCTGGCGTTCCGGCGTTCGCGGGAGTAACTCGGAGTTGACCGGTGAAATACTGCAACGCTTTGTCCTGCGGCCGAAAATGATCGAGGTGGCGCGCACCCTGCGCCGTGACAACTTCGTTACCGGTATCCTCAGCGACCAGACCAACTGGCTTGACATCCTGAACGAGAGAGACCATTTTTTTCAGGAGTTTGACCGGGTGTTTAACAGTTACTATCTGGGCAAGGGCAAAAAGGATCTAACCATATTTGACGATGTTATACGGACGCTTGGTGTCTCACCGCCGGAGACGCTGTTCGTGGATGACCATCCAGGCAATATTGAGCGTGCGAGCCACCGGGGATTAAAGACCATTCTCTACCGGGATCAAGACCCTTTCCTTATAGAACTTGAACAGATCCTCGGACGCTGCGCGATTCCGGATTAA
- a CDS encoding glycerophosphodiester phosphodiesterase family protein has translation MMIMGHRGAKALEPENTLLSIRRAMEIGVDAVEIDVHLTKDKEVVVIHDSTVDRTTNGKGPVGSYTLEEIKKLDAGKGEKIPTLKEVIEFVKDKVRLIIELKEEGTEDKVVELIKGYNMFDSAYIISFWHMLVKKIKEMDSRIKTGVLLVGCPVDTCIARSASADALVMNYAFVSKGLVDKAHQEGLKVFIWNIDDRDMLKPYVDMGVDGIGSNDPRILVEYFVTI, from the coding sequence ATGATGATTATGGGACATCGAGGGGCCAAGGCTTTAGAACCTGAGAATACCCTGCTTTCTATAAGGCGGGCCATGGAGATCGGGGTTGATGCCGTGGAAATCGACGTCCATCTGACCAAAGACAAGGAGGTTGTCGTTATCCATGACTCAACGGTGGACCGCACTACAAATGGAAAGGGCCCGGTAGGGAGTTATACGCTGGAGGAGATAAAAAAGCTGGATGCCGGTAAGGGCGAGAAGATACCGACGCTCAAGGAAGTAATCGAGTTTGTCAAAGACAAGGTAAGGCTGATCATTGAGCTGAAAGAGGAGGGGACAGAAGATAAGGTTGTTGAACTCATAAAGGGATATAATATGTTCGACAGTGCTTATATTATTTCCTTCTGGCACATGCTGGTAAAGAAAATAAAGGAGATGGATAGCCGTATCAAGACTGGCGTGCTCCTGGTCGGCTGCCCGGTGGACACCTGTATAGCCAGAAGCGCTTCAGCGGACGCACTGGTCATGAACTACGCCTTTGTAAGCAAAGGGCTTGTCGATAAGGCGCACCAGGAGGGTCTAAAGGTCTTTATATGGAACATCGATGATCGTGATATGCTGAAACCGTATGTTGACATGGGGGTTGACGGCATCGGCAGCAACGACCCGCGCATACTGGTAGAATATTTTGTAACAATTTAG